One segment of Microbacterium arborescens DNA contains the following:
- a CDS encoding helix-turn-helix transcriptional regulator: MIALEQALASLEIRPGTARRTHLAPDGSLHLGTGEATLVYVRSGEITGDPASGTSCTVAGLSGDAAAASGARTLLAGDAFVSLGCRPISLTSQSGAQLTVVPADVSLAAVTPLPPFVFVDGFVALEPAAAALVSHLGAGTTSARSGDAVICRMMVKTVLLSAIRAWAAHTAGASVWPAPTVDPFLSRAAEAVAADPGHDWTIDQLASLSAMSRTVFAARFRRAYGRSPAGYVAEIRMQHAKDMLESGASVSDTSRALGYGSDEGFSRAFRRHTGMAPSLWRARASAAALR, encoded by the coding sequence GTGATCGCGCTCGAGCAGGCCCTGGCATCCCTCGAGATCCGTCCGGGCACGGCCCGCCGAACGCACCTCGCCCCCGACGGGTCGCTGCACCTCGGCACCGGCGAAGCCACGCTGGTCTATGTGCGATCGGGCGAGATCACCGGGGATCCCGCATCCGGCACGAGCTGCACGGTCGCCGGGCTCTCGGGCGATGCCGCCGCCGCTTCCGGGGCGCGCACGCTCCTCGCCGGCGACGCCTTCGTGAGCCTCGGATGTCGTCCGATCTCACTGACCTCGCAGTCGGGCGCGCAACTCACCGTCGTCCCGGCCGACGTCTCGCTCGCTGCCGTGACGCCGCTGCCTCCGTTCGTCTTCGTCGACGGTTTCGTCGCACTCGAGCCTGCGGCGGCCGCACTCGTCAGCCACCTCGGCGCGGGTACCACCTCGGCGCGATCCGGCGACGCGGTGATCTGCCGGATGATGGTCAAGACCGTGCTGCTCTCGGCCATCCGGGCGTGGGCGGCGCACACCGCCGGCGCCTCGGTCTGGCCCGCACCGACAGTCGACCCGTTCCTCAGCCGCGCCGCCGAGGCCGTCGCCGCCGACCCCGGTCACGACTGGACCATCGACCAGCTCGCGAGCCTCAGCGCCATGTCGCGGACAGTGTTCGCCGCACGGTTCCGGCGCGCTTACGGACGCTCTCCCGCGGGCTACGTCGCCGAGATCCGGATGCAGCACGCCAAGGACATGCTCGAGTCGGGTGCGTCCGTCTCGGATACCTCACGCGCCCTGGGCTACGGCTCGGACGAAGGCTTCAGCCGCGCTTTCCGCCGCCACACCGGGATGGCGCCCTCGCTGTGGCGCGCCCGGGCGTCGGCGGCGGCGTTGCGCTGA